The following coding sequences are from one Lolium rigidum isolate FL_2022 chromosome 6, APGP_CSIRO_Lrig_0.1, whole genome shotgun sequence window:
- the LOC124665636 gene encoding probable glutathione S-transferase GSTU6: protein MAGGGGDEELKLLGSWASPYVARVKLALHLKGVHYSYAEEDLADKSDLLLRSNPVHKAVPVLIHNGRPVCESQIIMQYLDEAFPGVGPRLLHADPYERAVARFWAAFVEDKLLAPWGMVLRAGTDEERAEWKRQTVAAVGTLEEGLRECSGGNGFFGGERAGYVDVLLGGIVPWVRATEKLSGDRFFDASEAPLLAAWMERFGELDAAKAVFQDVDALVEYSRALQARLAAAAAST, encoded by the exons ATGGCCGGAG GAGGAGGCGACGAGGAGCTGAAGCTGCTGGGGTCGTGGGCGAGCCCGTACGTGGCGAGGGTGAAGCTGGCGCTGCACCTCAAGGGCGTCCACTACTCGTACGCCGAGGAGGACCTCGCCGACAAGAgcgacctcctcctccgctcCAACCCGGTGCACAAGGCGGTGCCCGTGCTCATCCACAACGGCAGGCCCGTCTGCGAGTCGCAGATCATCATGCAGTACCTCGACGAGGCCTTCCCCGGCGTCGGCCCGCGCCTCCTCCACGCCGACCCCTACGAGCGCGCCGTGGCCCGCTTTTGGGCCGCGTTCGTCGAGGACAAGCTGCTGGCGCCGTGGGGGATGGTGCTCAGGGCGGGGACGGACGAGGAGAGGGCGGAGTGGAAGAGGCAGACAGTGGCGGCGGTGGGTACGCTGGAGGAAGGCCTCAGGGAGTGCTCTGGTGGCAATGGGTTCTTTGGAGGAGAGCGTGCCGGCTATGTTGATGTCCTGCTTGGTGGTATAGTGCCGTGGGTGCGCGCCACCGAGAAGCTCTCCGGCGACAGGTTCTTCGACGCCAGCGAGGCGCCGCTGCTGGCGGCCTGGATGGAGCGCTTCGGCGAGCTCGACGCCGCCAAGGCAGTCTTCCAGGACGTCGACGCGCTGGT
- the LOC124665635 gene encoding probable ADP-ribosylation factor GTPase-activating protein AGD11 → MGASDQASQPGAKVGTGGDQASQPGSKMGTSDQANQPGAKMGTSDQANNQPGSVATTERLDRLLSQAANRCCADCGAPDPKWVSLTFGAFICIKCSGAHRSLGVHISKVVSVKLDEWTDDQVDFLIDSGGNGAVNTTYEAFLGNYTKPRQDCSADDRNDFIRRKYEFQQFLSNQQQLSCVSQNGKHHYQQQQSSSNRYGLGHAFRNSWRRKEDHKPVKKAVEVGMVEFVGLIKVNILRGTNLAVRDVMSSDPYVILNLGHQSMKTKVIKSSLNPVWNERLLLSIPDPIPPLKLQVYDKDTFTTDDRMGEAEINIQPLVAAARAYETKSVTDTTELNKLLAKDGIWIPRDSPISVIDNKVKQEVTVRLQNVERGHLEMELECVPLTQ, encoded by the exons ATGGGCGCCAGCGACCAAGCCAGCCAGCCAGGCGCCAAGGTGGGCACCGGCGGCGACCAAGCCAGCCAGCCGGGTTCAAAGATGGGCACCAGCGATCAAGCCAATCAACCGGGTGCCAAGATGGGCACCAGCGACCAAGCCAATAATCAACCAG GCTCAGTTGCTACGACGGAGAGATTAGATCGCCTTCTAAGCCAAGCAGCAAACAGATGTTGTGCCGACTGTGGTGCTCCAGATCCCAAATGGGT ATCATTAACATTTGGTGCATTCATTTGTATCAAGTGTTCTGGGGCTCATAGAAGCCTCGGGGTGCACATTTCCAAG GTGGTCTCGGTGAAGCTAGATGAATGGACAGATGACCAAGTTGATTTTTTGATCGACTCGGGTGGAAATGGTGCAGTAAACACTACATATGAGGCATTTCTTGGAAATTACACAAAGCCAAGGCAAGATTGCTCAGCGGATGACCGGAATGATTTTATAAG GCGAAAATATGAGTTTCAACAATTTTTGTCTAACCAACAACAGCTTTCCTGCGTATCACAAAATGGCAAACATCATTACCAGCAGCAGCAGAGTAGCTCAAATCGATATGGTTTAGGCCATGCTTTCAGGAACAGCTGGAGGAGAAAAGAAGATCACAAACCAGTAAAGAAAGCT GTGGAGGTGGGTATGGTAGAGTTCGTTGGATTAATTAAGGTCAATATCTTGAGAGGCACAAATCTAGCTGTCCGTGATGTCATGTCAAGCGACCCTTATGTTATTCTTAACCTAGGACACCAG TCGATGAAAACGAAGGTGATAAAGAGCAGCCTGAATCCTGTATGGAATGAAAGACTGCTGCTATCGATACCTGATCCCATTCCGCCGCTTAAATTG CAAGTCTATGACAAGGACACGTTTACCACGGACGACCGAATGGGTGAGGCTGAGATCAACATTCAGCCACTGGTTGCTGCAGCCAGAGCCTATGAGACCAAGTCTGTCACAGACACCACTGAGCTCAACAAATTGCTTGCGAAAGACGGCATCTGGATCCCGAGAGACAGTCCCATCTCCGTCATCGACAACAAGGTTAAGCAGGAGGTGACCGTCAGGCTTCAGAACGTCGAGCGTGGCCACCTCGAGATGGAGCTCGAGTGCGTCCCACTCACGCAATAG